A stretch of Dasypus novemcinctus isolate mDasNov1 chromosome 14, mDasNov1.1.hap2, whole genome shotgun sequence DNA encodes these proteins:
- the LOC101415401 gene encoding zinc finger protein 596-like: MLPLELVNLKDIAIDFTQEEWALLKRSQRKLFKEVMLESIGHLVSVGHQVCKSDVLSHFTQGEELWREGNGFFQNQNSGMESGFKKPKLLSRQRICSKDTSMTMPLCNGTHIREKPYECHFCGKAYTQRYYLRQHEQIHSAENPYECHLCGKAFTRSFTLKQHENTHTGEKPYECHQCRKSFATISGLRKHEKTHTGEKPYECHLCGKAFTCNFYFKHHVYTHIGKKSYECHQCGKSFVHYTSLRYHERTHHTGEKPHECPSCGKSFTHYSSLRYHERSHTGEKPYECFSCGKSFTHSSPLRKHEKTHTRKKTYDCHVCGEAFTCRSARRQHERTHTGEKPYECQSCGKSFNHYSSLRYHERTHTGEKPYKCHLCGKGFSHSSTLKGHMRTHT, encoded by the exons ATGCTACCACTG GAGTTAGTGAACTTGAAAGATATAGCTAtagacttcacccaggaagagtgggcCCTGCTGAAAAGATCCCAGAGAAAGTTGTTCAAAGAGGTGATGCTTGAGAGTATTGGTCATCTGGTGTCTGTGG GGCATCAGGTCTGTAAATCAGATGTACTTTCTCACTTTACACAAGGAGAGGAACTgtggagagaaggaaatggaTTTTTCCAAAACCAGAATTCAG gTATGGAAAGtggttttaaaaagccaaaactgTTATCCAGGCAGCGTATCTGCAGTAAAGACACGTCTATGACCATGCCATTG TGCAATGGAACTCATATcagagagaaaccatatgaatgcCACTTCTGTGGGAAAGCCTATACTCAACGTTATTACCTGAGACAACATGAGCAAATTCACAGTGCGGAGAACCCTTATGAATGTcatctctgtgggaaagcctttactCGAAGTTTTACCCTGAAACAACATGAGAAcactcacacaggagagaaaccctatgaatgtcatcaaTGTAGGAAGTCCTTTGCTACTATTTCTGGCCTGAGAAAACATGAgaaaactcacactggagagaaaccttatgaatgccatctatgtgggaaagccttcacttgtaatttttactttaaacatCATGTGTACACTCATATTGGAAAGAAATCCTATGAATGTCATCAATGTGGGAAATCTTTCGTCCATTATACTAGCCTTAGATATCATGAGAGGACTCatcatactggtgagaaaccccatgaatgtcctTCATGTGGGAAATCCTTCACCCATTATTCTAGCCTTAGATATCATGAGAGgtctcacactggtgagaaaccttatgaatgtttTTCATGTGGGAAATCCTTCACTCATTCTTCTCCCCTaagaaaacatgagaaaactCACACTAGAAAGAAAACTTACGATTGCCATGTATGTGGGGAAGCCTTCACTTGTCGTTCTGCCCgtagacaacatgagagaactcatactggtgagaaaccctatgaatgtcagtCATGTGGGAAGTCCTTCAACCATTATTCTAGCTTGCGCTATCATGAGCGgactcacactggggagaaacctTATAAATGCCATCTGTGTGGGAAAGGTTTCAGCCATTCTTCTACCCTTAAAGGACACATGAGGACTCACACTTGA